One Candidatus Zixiibacteriota bacterium genomic window carries:
- a CDS encoding SEC-C domain-containing protein → MMGKIKRNETCFCGSGKKYKHCCLNKDTPIAKVFDNKLFIEQDTNENDIFIIFDTNAHSFLIDQNNYSNIIDNFEKSKPKIIPHFTDINFYEYLKGINTVEELIKRQKYIKNIYKSTLGGSLFLSSKSHIQDAIGQLNLASKQEEILNILKYIRFFINLKSLSDFKNTLKKMQDETLKELVRIKHNKSLRQKNMIQIFKDYRKSNNLKEIKSRLQSLPKEDDYNVLIPSILERFEVKAFNKSINRKNIFSVLPSLKYFIDVNWKYNCQMTLNKRKVQANDYFDIEQVIYLNIADYLVTREKNLLSWINDSGNPELKGRAISPNDLLNLINTNKIIKRAPQIAKRYKIVKR, encoded by the coding sequence ATTATGGGGAAAATAAAAAGAAATGAAACTTGTTTTTGTGGAAGTGGGAAAAAATATAAACATTGTTGCTTAAATAAAGATACGCCCATAGCAAAAGTATTTGATAATAAGCTTTTTATCGAACAAGATACTAATGAAAATGACATATTTATAATTTTTGACACCAACGCTCATTCTTTTTTGATTGATCAGAATAATTATTCAAATATCATAGATAATTTTGAAAAAAGTAAACCTAAGATTATTCCTCATTTTACTGATATTAATTTTTATGAATATCTAAAAGGTATAAACACGGTTGAGGAATTAATCAAAAGACAAAAATATATAAAAAATATTTATAAAAGCACATTAGGGGGATCATTGTTCTTAAGCTCAAAATCCCATATTCAAGATGCAATAGGTCAATTAAACCTAGCTTCAAAACAAGAAGAAATATTAAATATTCTTAAATATATTAGATTCTTTATCAACTTAAAAAGCCTTTCAGATTTTAAAAATACTTTAAAAAAGATGCAAGATGAGACCTTAAAAGAACTTGTTAGAATTAAACATAATAAATCACTTAGACAAAAAAACATGATACAAATTTTTAAAGATTATAGGAAGTCAAATAATTTAAAAGAAATTAAGAGTCGACTTCAAAGTTTACCAAAGGAAGATGATTATAATGTTTTAATTCCTAGTATATTGGAAAGATTTGAAGTTAAAGCTTTTAATAAATCAATTAATAGGAAAAATATATTTTCGGTATTACCATCTTTAAAATATTTTATCGATGTTAATTGGAAATATAATTGTCAGATGACTTTAAATAAAAGAAAGGTTCAAGCTAATGATTATTTTGATATTGAACAGGTTATATATCTGAATATAGCTGATTATCTTGTAACCAGAGAAAAAAATCTTTTATCCTGGATAAATGATTCAGGAAATCCTGAATTAAAAGGAAGAGCAATATCGCCTAATGATCTTTTAAATCTAATTAATACAAATAAAATCATTAAAAGGGCTCCTCAAATAGCAAAAAGATATAAAATAGTAAAAAGATAA